GAGAAGATGTTGTACAGAGCCTTGTTGTCGATGGTCTTGCCCAGGTTCTTGATGAAGACGTTGCCCACGCCACTCTTGCGGAGCGAGGGGTCCCGCTGGGACCACATGATGCGCACCGGCCTGCCCTTGATGACATCAAAGTTCAGGGTTTCCAGGGCCCGCTTTGCGTCCACCGGTTGCTGGTAGTTGACGTACGCGTAGCCCAGAGAACGGCGGGTGATCTTGTCCCTACAAATGCGGATGGAGAGGATGGGCCCGGCCGGGCTGAACTTCTCGTACAGCATTGCCTCTGTCACTTCAGGGTGCAGGTCGCCCACGTACAGCGAGGCCATAGGAAAGTCTGGGTTCCCCTCGGAGCCCCTGTTGGTCTCCGCATCCGCAGCTGCATGTGCAGCtgcagcagccgccgccgccgccgccgctaccgccgccgccgccgccgcatcCGTATCCGCCTCCCCCAAGGAGGGCGCCGCAGCCTCCACTGCGGCTGCTgcagcagctgctgctgctgctgcggcggcggcggcggcggcggcggcggcagcggcagcggcggctcCGGCTTCAGCCGCACTGGCCTCCAAAACCGCTGCCGCCAGGGCGGCCTccgcctcctccccctctgccaggGCGGCCGTCGCCTCCCCGCGGGTGGCCTCCGCCACTGCCTCCTCTACTGAGGCCTCGGCCTCCACCTCAGTCTCCACCTCAGCTTCCGCCTCCGCTACCGAGGCCTCCGCCACAGCCTCTGCCACGGTCGCCGCCGCAGCCTCCGCTGCCGCTGCAGCCgctgccgccaccgccgccgccaccgtCGCCGCTGTCGCCAGGGTCGCCGGTGCCGCCAGGCCGCTGCCGCGACCTCCCTTCCCGCGAGCTGGGGGGCGGAGAGGCGGGAAAGGACAGGAGGGCGGGTGGGCGCTGGAATCTGGGCCGAGCGCGCGAGTAGGAGCTGGGGCCGGGACCTGGGGCCAGTCGATCTGGCGAGTCCAAGTCACTTGGGATAGCAAGTGAGCGCTGCCAGGAGCGCGCCGGTGCGAGTCGCCGCAGCCTGTGCAgactgccgctgccgccgctgctcgCTCGTGGGCTAcggcgcggggcgcgggcgggcggcgtgtggtggggggcgggggggtgttgGCGTCTGTGGTCCGGGCAGCTGGGAAGGCTTCTGTCTCTTTGGTTCCCCCTGTGGCTGCTGCGGGGCTGTGGGGCCGCGGGCTGTGGGAGGGGACGTGAGCGGGAGCCTTGAGGcagaggcgggggcggggcggggggagtacattaagggggtgggggggtgagttCTCAGCCTCTCAGGTCGCCTGGATAATCAtgaagaggaaggcagggaaaggGCTCCGCTGTGGACTGCGGGAATACGGGTTAGATTTAGAGGGTTTTGTTTTATCCCCCCTCTCCCAATAGATCATTTAAATGATTAAATCCAGTACCTTGCAAGATCGGGTGGGTGGCATGGAGAATACACTTGCCTGACCTAAACAAAGCCTAGAAAAATGGGTTTCTCACATCCAGGGGTTCTCC
Above is a genomic segment from Neovison vison isolate M4711 chromosome X, ASM_NN_V1, whole genome shotgun sequence containing:
- the LOC122896999 gene encoding polyadenylate-binding protein 1-like 2, with translation MASLYVGDLHPEVTEAMLYEKFSPAGPILSIRICRDKITRRSLGYAYVNYQQPVDAKRALETLNFDVIKGRPVRIMWSQRDPSLRKSGVGNVFIKNLGKTIDNKALYNIFSAFGNILSCKVACDEKGPKGYGFVHFQKQESAERAIDAMNGMFLNYRKIFVGRFKSHKEREAERGAWARQSTSADVKDFEDDTDEEATLR